The Caldanaerobius fijiensis DSM 17918 genome has a window encoding:
- a CDS encoding DegT/DnrJ/EryC1/StrS family aminotransferase: MNVPLARPDITQREIDAVVEVLKSDILSIGPKIVEFEEKVAKYVGKKYAIAVNSGTSALHLIVRSLGIRDGDEVITTPFTFVATVNCFLYERAKPVFVDIDPDTLNMDIDKIEEKITDRTKAIMAVDIFGQPLDMVKINEIAKKYNLKVIEDSCEALGSEYNGIKAGTLCDAGAFAFYPNKQITTAEGGVIVTDNEDIAQLSRSMRSQGRPITGLWLEHERLGFNYRFSELNAALGIVQMERIEEIIKKRARVAEKYNERLKNLDGVKIPYIAPQVNKMSWFIYVIRLDKNIDRNKVMQYLINNGIGCRPYFTPVHLQPYIKEMTGYKEGDFPVTESVAKSTIALPFFNKITNEQIDYVVEKLREAINLFGK, translated from the coding sequence ATGAATGTACCTTTAGCGAGGCCAGATATCACGCAGAGGGAGATAGACGCAGTAGTTGAGGTTTTGAAATCTGATATACTGAGCATAGGGCCTAAGATTGTAGAATTCGAGGAGAAAGTAGCCAAATATGTAGGTAAAAAATATGCGATAGCAGTGAATAGTGGGACAAGTGCTTTGCATTTGATAGTAAGGTCATTAGGTATTAGAGATGGGGATGAAGTTATAACAACGCCATTTACTTTTGTGGCTACGGTAAACTGCTTTTTGTACGAAAGAGCAAAGCCTGTATTTGTTGATATAGATCCTGATACGCTTAACATGGATATTGATAAAATCGAAGAAAAAATTACCGATAGAACAAAGGCGATAATGGCTGTTGATATTTTTGGCCAGCCGTTGGATATGGTGAAGATAAATGAGATAGCAAAAAAATACAATTTAAAAGTTATCGAAGATTCGTGTGAAGCACTGGGATCGGAGTATAATGGAATTAAGGCTGGAACATTATGTGATGCAGGCGCTTTTGCTTTTTATCCTAATAAACAAATAACAACGGCCGAAGGCGGTGTAATTGTTACTGATAATGAAGACATTGCACAATTAAGCAGAAGTATGAGGAGTCAAGGTAGACCGATTACAGGTTTATGGCTTGAACATGAAAGACTTGGATTTAATTACCGTTTTAGTGAATTAAATGCTGCACTGGGTATCGTTCAAATGGAGAGGATAGAGGAAATAATTAAAAAAAGAGCCAGAGTGGCCGAAAAATATAATGAAAGGCTAAAAAATCTAGATGGAGTTAAAATCCCTTACATAGCTCCACAAGTTAATAAGATGAGCTGGTTTATTTATGTTATAAGATTAGACAAAAACATAGATAGAAACAAGGTAATGCAATATTTGATTAATAATGGAATAGGATGCAGGCCTTATTTTACTCCTGTTCACTTGCAGCCGTATATAAAAGAAATGACAGGCTATAAAGAAGGAGATTTTCCAGTGACAGAATCAGTAGCAAAATCAACAATCGCTTTGCCATTTTTTAATAAAATAACGAATGAGCAGATAGATTATGTGGTGGAGAAGTTAAGAGAGGCTATAAACCTCTTTGGTAAATAA
- a CDS encoding polysaccharide biosynthesis protein, whose translation MWRNKRKVSLLIIDTLLLNIAYFFSFYLRFDYNIPYQYFIVYEKSFYLVTLISIVTFIFFKQYNKIWRYANLRDIMELMVVTTISSGMSSLVLFLLEIHLPRSIYPLYWFLSIILITSSRILYGNYMNYNNNSLKNVAHKKVLIIGAGSAGRMLIRELKNHPEIGMKPVAILDDDKSKLYRSIDGIPVMGKIDDIQDIINEKEINEVIFAIPSAPKSLLKKVIDKCSEIHIKVKTLPGIYELVDGTVSVNNIRDVDINDLLRREPVKVNLDEMSSYIKDKKVMITGGGGSIGSELCRQVARFSPSHLIILDIYENNMYDVQQELKRKYPNLNMSCIIASIRDEKRISNIFKKYKPDIVFHAAAHKHVPLMEDNPQEAIKNNVYGTLNLVKYADLHNVKKFVMISTDKAVNPTSIMGATKRICEMIIQSFDKKSNTEFVAVRFGNVLGSNGSVIPLFKKQIAEGGPVTVTHEEVKRYFMTIPEAVQLVIQAGALAKGGEIFVLDMGEPVKIIDLARDLIRLSGFEPDVDIPIIITGLRPGEKLFEELLLSEDKYASTKHDKIFIEKPVFDDYDGLMLLLEKYRTTIDDMNVDQVKAFIKRLVPEYNPSHVKTIEEIAATEDILGDATNDV comes from the coding sequence ATGTGGAGAAATAAAAGAAAAGTTTCACTGTTAATAATAGATACGTTATTATTGAATATAGCGTATTTTTTCTCTTTTTATTTACGATTTGATTACAATATTCCATACCAATATTTTATCGTGTATGAAAAGTCTTTTTATTTGGTTACTCTCATCAGTATTGTTACATTTATATTTTTTAAGCAATACAATAAAATCTGGAGATATGCAAATTTAAGGGATATTATGGAATTAATGGTAGTTACGACTATAAGCAGCGGTATGTCATCATTGGTATTATTTTTGCTAGAGATACATTTGCCTCGTTCTATTTATCCGTTATATTGGTTTTTAAGTATTATATTGATAACTAGTAGTCGTATTTTATATGGAAATTACATGAATTATAACAATAATTCGCTAAAAAATGTTGCGCACAAAAAAGTCTTGATTATTGGTGCTGGAAGTGCAGGTCGAATGCTCATAAGGGAGCTAAAAAATCACCCTGAAATCGGCATGAAACCGGTAGCAATACTTGATGACGATAAATCTAAATTGTATAGAAGCATTGATGGGATACCCGTTATGGGCAAGATCGATGACATACAGGATATTATCAATGAAAAAGAAATTAACGAGGTTATATTTGCTATTCCTTCTGCTCCTAAATCTTTATTAAAAAAAGTTATTGACAAGTGCAGTGAAATACATATAAAAGTTAAAACATTACCTGGGATATATGAACTGGTAGACGGAACTGTATCGGTTAATAATATAAGGGATGTGGACATAAACGATTTATTGAGGCGAGAACCAGTTAAGGTAAATTTAGATGAGATGAGTAGTTACATTAAAGATAAAAAAGTAATGATTACAGGTGGGGGAGGCTCTATTGGATCCGAACTTTGCAGACAGGTAGCGAGATTTTCACCATCACATTTGATTATTTTAGATATATATGAAAATAATATGTACGATGTACAACAGGAATTAAAAAGAAAATATCCAAACCTTAATATGAGCTGTATTATAGCAAGTATAAGAGATGAAAAGAGAATCAGTAATATCTTTAAAAAGTACAAACCCGATATAGTTTTTCATGCGGCTGCTCATAAACATGTTCCTCTTATGGAAGATAACCCTCAAGAAGCGATAAAAAATAATGTCTACGGGACGCTCAATCTTGTAAAATACGCTGATTTACATAATGTAAAGAAGTTTGTTATGATATCCACAGACAAGGCGGTAAATCCTACGAGCATCATGGGAGCGACAAAGAGAATATGTGAAATGATAATTCAGTCATTTGACAAGAAAAGCAATACAGAATTTGTTGCAGTAAGATTTGGCAATGTATTGGGCAGTAATGGCAGTGTGATACCATTATTTAAAAAGCAGATAGCCGAAGGTGGGCCGGTGACTGTAACCCATGAAGAGGTTAAAAGGTATTTTATGACAATACCCGAGGCTGTACAACTGGTAATCCAGGCGGGCGCCCTTGCCAAAGGTGGAGAGATATTTGTGCTGGATATGGGTGAACCAGTCAAGATTATAGATTTAGCGAGGGATTTAATACGCTTGTCAGGTTTTGAACCCGATGTGGATATTCCCATAATAATAACAGGCTTAAGGCCGGGAGAAAAGTTATTTGAAGAACTGCTTTTATCGGAAGATAAGTATGCTTCCACAAAGCACGATAAAATTTTTATTGAAAAGCCGGTTTTTGATGATTACGATGGATTGATGCTTTTACTAGAGAAATATAGAACCACTATAGATGATATGAATGTAGATCAAGTCAAAGCTTTTATAAAAAGACTTGTACCTGAATATAATCCATCGCATGTTAAAACCATAGAGGAAATCGCAGCAACGGAAGATATACTTGGCGACGCAACAAATGATGTATGA
- a CDS encoding acetyltransferase yields the protein MIEILRQIAIIGAGGVGKEVALLIEEINNIKPTWDLIGFIDDNKDLHGKYINGIKVLGGIDYLSNNADNIFVICAIADYKIKKSIVSKLENYNVEYANIIHPSVYISKTNLIGKDVIIYPGCILTTNIKIGNHVIISPKCGIGHEAYIDDYVSLLWDVNVAGNVRINEGCLIGSNATIIQNKEVGKGTIIGAGAVVVDNIPSNCTAVGVPAKPIKFHEEAK from the coding sequence ATGATTGAGATATTAAGGCAAATAGCTATTATAGGTGCAGGTGGAGTAGGTAAAGAAGTCGCATTGCTTATTGAGGAAATAAATAATATTAAACCAACATGGGATTTAATTGGTTTTATAGATGATAATAAGGATTTACACGGCAAATATATTAATGGAATAAAGGTATTGGGTGGGATTGACTATTTAAGTAATAATGCCGACAATATATTTGTTATATGTGCTATCGCTGATTATAAAATTAAAAAAAGTATTGTATCTAAATTAGAAAATTATAATGTGGAATATGCGAATATAATACATCCATCAGTTTATATATCAAAAACTAATCTGATTGGAAAAGATGTTATAATATATCCCGGATGTATATTAACAACTAATATCAAAATAGGTAATCACGTGATTATAAGTCCAAAGTGTGGAATTGGACATGAAGCTTATATTGATGATTATGTATCATTGTTATGGGATGTAAATGTGGCAGGAAATGTTAGGATAAATGAAGGTTGTTTAATAGGTTCAAATGCCACGATAATACAAAATAAAGAGGTTGGCAAAGGCACGATTATAGGAGCAGGTGCAGTGGTGGTCGATAATATACCATCTAATTGTACTGCCGTAGGAGTACCAGCTAAGCCAATTAAATTTCACGAGGAGGCTAAATAA
- a CDS encoding sugar transferase, which yields MNSSIIKRILDIIMSSLLLIILSPLLLIIAVIVYLAMGSPILYRQTRPGLKGKPFKIYKFRTMNDKRDKEGNLLPDEERLTKIGRLLRSTSLDELPELFNVLKGDMSLVGPRPLLMEYLNYYTEEQMRRHDVRPGITGWAQINGRNNLSWEEKFKLDVWYVDHWNLLLDFKILFITIKKVITREGISAEGYATMPKFTGNNNNCGG from the coding sequence ATGAATTCAAGCATTATTAAAAGGATTTTAGATATAATCATGTCATCACTTCTTTTAATTATATTATCTCCATTATTACTAATAATTGCAGTTATTGTTTACTTAGCAATGGGTTCCCCAATCTTGTATCGTCAGACTCGGCCTGGTTTAAAGGGTAAGCCATTTAAGATTTATAAGTTCAGGACTATGAACGATAAAAGAGATAAAGAGGGTAACTTGTTACCTGATGAAGAGAGATTGACAAAGATAGGTAGATTGCTTAGGAGTACAAGCCTTGATGAATTACCAGAACTATTTAATGTGTTAAAAGGAGATATGAGTCTTGTTGGTCCAAGACCATTGCTTATGGAGTACCTAAATTATTATACAGAAGAGCAGATGAGGCGCCATGATGTTAGACCGGGTATAACTGGTTGGGCACAGATTAATGGAAGAAATAATCTATCATGGGAAGAAAAATTTAAACTGGATGTATGGTATGTTGACCACTGGAATTTGTTACTCGATTTTAAGATTTTGTTTATTACGATAAAAAAAGTTATAACAAGAGAAGGCATATCAGCGGAAGGATATGCCACGATGCCCAAGTTTACGGGAAATAACAATAACTGTGGGGGATGA